Proteins found in one Clostridium butyricum genomic segment:
- a CDS encoding MurR/RpiR family transcriptional regulator: MYLPLNENINFTKNEKIIYDFILSKKENLFLYTEIDISKMTGISQPTVSRFWRKIGYTNLKEFKEAVKDFHNQSSPSTKFKSILDSDEFYYKNYAKKSISLIEDSAEKISESDFNKAVEYFISCDKIFTHGIGPAESLCSLLNFRLNRFGLNINSINPSGQLLYEDLINIGKDNLIVLFLFSHYHPETHVILDYATEINCKVIIITDILIKPFNNHNIITFYVSRGELLEFHSLVGPLFFIESLIVAIGISKSNEPLEKLHKLEELRKKYESFIPRTVK, translated from the coding sequence TTGTATTTACCTTTAAATGAAAATATAAATTTCACAAAAAATGAAAAAATAATTTATGATTTTATATTATCTAAGAAAGAAAATCTTTTTTTATATACAGAAATAGATATTTCAAAAATGACTGGTATAAGTCAACCAACAGTATCGAGATTCTGGAGAAAAATTGGTTATACCAATTTAAAGGAGTTTAAAGAAGCTGTTAAAGACTTTCATAATCAATCAAGTCCTTCAACTAAATTTAAATCTATTTTAGACTCTGATGAATTTTATTATAAAAATTATGCTAAAAAGTCTATTTCATTAATTGAAGATAGTGCAGAAAAAATAAGTGAATCTGATTTTAATAAAGCAGTTGAATACTTTATCTCTTGTGATAAAATATTCACCCATGGAATTGGTCCTGCTGAATCTTTATGCTCTTTATTAAATTTTAGATTAAATAGATTTGGTTTAAATATAAACAGTATTAATCCATCTGGACAGTTATTATATGAAGATCTTATTAACATTGGGAAGGATAATTTAATCGTACTTTTCTTATTTAGCCACTATCATCCAGAAACTCATGTAATTCTAGATTATGCAACAGAAATAAATTGTAAAGTCATAATAATTACAGATATATTGATTAAACCTTTTAATAATCATAATATAATTACATTTTACGTTTCAAGAGGTGAACTTCTAGAATTTCATTCATTAGTAGGTCCACTATTTTTCATAGAAAGTTTAATTGTTGCTATTGGGATTTCAAAATCAAATGAACCACTTGAAAAACTTCATAAGTTAGAAGAATTAAGAAAGAAATATGAAAGTTTCATTCCACGAACTGTAAAATAA